A window of Streptomyces sp. SAI-127 contains these coding sequences:
- a CDS encoding MFS transporter → MTPGGNRGWLLRLVIAFSFAQGAVSMARPAVSYRALALGADERAVGVIAGVYALLPLFAAVPLGRRTDHGRCAPLLPVGVVLISGGCALSGLADSLWAMAVWSGVMGLGHLCFVIGAQSLVARQSAPHEQDRNFGHFTIGASLGQLVGPIAAGALIGGSDMAGTSALALLVAGAGAAVACTSLWRIEHRDTAAKSRTGQGDRVPVGHILRSRGVPGGIFVSLSVLSATDILTAYLPVVGEHRGIAPSVIGLLLSLRAAATIACRLVLTPLLRLLGRALLLTVTCLLAALLCAGIALPVPVWALAVLLAVLGFCLGVGQPLSMTTVVQAAPDGARSTALALRLTGNRLGQVAAPATAGLVAGVAGVAAPFVMLGTLLLLSAGVALRSPGRPEKTGPDAGKRPKRPGLRRTSDI, encoded by the coding sequence ATGACGCCCGGTGGGAACCGCGGCTGGCTGCTCCGCCTCGTCATCGCCTTCAGCTTCGCGCAGGGGGCGGTGTCGATGGCCCGGCCCGCCGTCTCCTACCGGGCTCTCGCGCTGGGCGCGGACGAGCGGGCGGTCGGTGTCATCGCCGGTGTGTACGCGCTGCTCCCGCTGTTCGCGGCGGTCCCGCTGGGCCGCCGTACGGATCACGGGCGTTGTGCGCCGCTGCTGCCCGTCGGCGTGGTCCTGATATCCGGCGGCTGCGCGCTCAGCGGCCTCGCCGACTCGCTCTGGGCGATGGCGGTCTGGAGCGGGGTGATGGGCCTCGGCCACCTCTGCTTCGTCATCGGCGCCCAGTCGCTCGTCGCCCGCCAGTCCGCCCCGCACGAACAGGACCGCAACTTCGGCCACTTCACCATCGGCGCCTCCCTCGGCCAGCTGGTCGGCCCGATCGCGGCGGGCGCGCTGATCGGCGGCTCCGACATGGCGGGCACGAGTGCGCTGGCGCTGCTCGTCGCGGGCGCCGGGGCGGCGGTCGCGTGCACGTCGTTGTGGCGCATCGAGCACCGTGACACGGCGGCCAAGTCCCGTACCGGACAAGGCGACCGGGTTCCCGTCGGGCACATCCTGCGGTCCCGGGGCGTGCCCGGGGGCATCTTCGTGAGCCTGTCCGTGCTGTCCGCCACGGACATCCTCACCGCGTACCTTCCGGTGGTCGGCGAACACCGGGGCATCGCCCCCTCGGTGATCGGCCTGCTGCTCAGCCTGCGCGCGGCCGCCACCATCGCCTGCCGTCTGGTGCTGACTCCTCTGCTACGGCTGCTGGGGCGCGCGTTGCTCCTCACCGTGACGTGTCTGCTGGCGGCCCTGCTGTGCGCGGGCATCGCGCTGCCGGTCCCGGTGTGGGCGCTGGCCGTCCTGCTCGCCGTGCTCGGCTTCTGCCTCGGCGTCGGACAGCCGCTGTCCATGACGACGGTCGTCCAGGCCGCCCCCGACGGCGCCCGCTCCACCGCGCTCGCCCTGCGGCTGACCGGCAACCGCCTCGGTCAGGTCGCCGCACCGGCCACCGCGGGCCTGGTCGCGGGGGTCGCGGGCGTGGCGGCGCCGTTCGTGATGCTCGGGACGTTGCTGCTGCTGTCGGCGGGGGTGGCGCTGCGGTCGCCGGGACGGCCCGAAAAGACCGGACCGGACGCGGGAAAGCGGCCGAAACGCCCGGGATTGCGCCGCACGAGTGATATCTGA
- a CDS encoding ABC transporter ATP-binding protein, protein MTRAISLHDVSKTYTRGIRVVDRLSLDIAPGEFLVLLGPSGCGKSTVLRMIAGLEEITGGELRLDGEYANDLLPAERRMAMVFQNFALYPNMTSRGNIGFPLRIEAPNEDPRARVDATARMLGIEDLLDRYPGQLSGGERQRVAMGRAISRHPSAFLMDEPLSNLDAKLRNHLRAEIAGLTRELGVTTVYVTHDQAEAMSLGDRVAVLRGGVLQQVGTPRSVYALPRNVFVAAFIGTPRINLLRGLVRAPLDGAMTISLGKQYLRLPEPLSLDHQLLRVQQGREVIVGLRSEAIRIAKRTSARPGEMPITGLVEHVEFQGHEVLVHFNTGSRPALVPDLEAPRPAPRPPRRRRRDGTVLERLRDRAGSLRAGPVVVLEDPPDAGPEPTPSDARLPGDLVVRTTPDLDLRRGMQVPLLVDISHLFVFDQHGERICPSPDHLPDLDE, encoded by the coding sequence ATGACACGCGCCATCTCCTTGCACGACGTGAGCAAGACCTACACCCGAGGAATCCGGGTGGTGGACCGGCTCTCGCTGGACATCGCGCCCGGCGAGTTCCTCGTCCTGCTCGGCCCCTCCGGCTGCGGAAAATCCACCGTGCTCAGGATGATCGCCGGTCTGGAGGAGATCACCGGGGGCGAGCTCCGACTCGACGGCGAGTACGCCAACGACCTGCTGCCCGCCGAGCGGCGGATGGCGATGGTGTTCCAGAACTTCGCCCTCTACCCCAATATGACCAGCCGGGGGAACATCGGCTTCCCGCTGCGCATCGAGGCCCCCAACGAGGATCCCCGCGCACGCGTGGACGCCACCGCCCGCATGCTGGGCATCGAGGACCTCCTCGACCGCTACCCGGGCCAGCTCTCCGGCGGCGAACGCCAGCGGGTGGCAATGGGCCGGGCCATCTCCCGCCACCCCTCCGCCTTCCTGATGGACGAGCCGCTGTCCAACCTGGACGCCAAGCTCCGCAACCACCTGCGCGCCGAAATAGCCGGCCTCACCCGGGAGTTGGGCGTCACCACGGTCTACGTCACGCACGACCAGGCCGAGGCCATGTCGCTCGGCGACCGGGTCGCCGTGCTGCGCGGCGGAGTTCTCCAGCAGGTCGGCACCCCGCGCTCGGTGTACGCGCTGCCGCGCAACGTCTTCGTCGCCGCCTTCATCGGCACCCCGCGCATCAACCTGCTGCGCGGCCTGGTCCGGGCTCCGCTGGACGGCGCGATGACCATCAGCCTCGGCAAGCAGTACCTGCGGCTGCCGGAACCCCTCTCCCTGGACCACCAGTTGCTCCGCGTCCAGCAGGGCCGCGAGGTGATCGTGGGCCTGCGCTCGGAGGCGATCCGCATCGCCAAGCGGACCTCCGCGCGTCCGGGCGAGATGCCGATCACCGGCCTGGTGGAGCACGTGGAGTTCCAGGGCCACGAGGTCCTCGTCCACTTCAACACCGGCTCCCGCCCGGCCCTCGTCCCGGACCTGGAGGCCCCGCGACCCGCTCCACGGCCGCCCCGGCGCCGCCGCCGCGACGGCACGGTCCTGGAGCGTCTGCGGGACCGCGCGGGCTCCCTGCGGGCGGGCCCGGTGGTGGTCCTGGAGGACCCGCCGGACGCCGGCCCCGAACCCACCCCGTCCGACGCCCGCCTCCCCGGCGACCTGGTGGTCCGCACCACCCCGGACCTCGACCTCCGCCGCGGCATGCAGGTCCCCCTCCTCGTCGACATCTCCCACCTCT